One Halalkalicoccus sp. NIPERK01 genomic region harbors:
- a CDS encoding cell division protein FtsA, with amino-acid sequence MAKGLDVGTMNILSAQQDGSDTVFVQQRNSFVEIEYSDMAEQMLSRSDVLHIRKDDRVYVVGDDALNFANIFNRETRRPMQHGILSSNERSAIPMIKLITEQVVGEPAHRNERLFFSSPADPIDSELSTLYHEKTVESFLGDMGYDVEPINEGMAVIYSELADRDFTGLGISFGAGMTNVCLSYYAVPVMTFSVARGGDWIDEQAAQATGTPVDKVTSIKEDDFKLDFRTDIGGVEGALAIYYENLLDYVIEHISREVNEEDVEEGLDVPVVVTGGTSSPRGFEKLFEDHLEDADIPFSVSGVQQASEPLYSVARGALVAARSDEGERAPSTEAAATDGGESDETDDADEAEAGE; translated from the coding sequence ATGGCTAAAGGACTCGACGTCGGCACGATGAACATCCTCTCGGCCCAGCAGGACGGTTCGGACACCGTCTTCGTCCAGCAGCGAAACTCCTTCGTGGAGATCGAGTATTCGGACATGGCGGAGCAGATGCTCTCGCGAAGCGACGTACTGCACATCCGCAAGGACGACCGGGTGTACGTGGTGGGCGACGACGCGCTCAACTTCGCGAATATCTTCAACCGCGAGACGAGACGGCCGATGCAACACGGGATCCTCTCGAGCAACGAGCGCTCGGCCATCCCGATGATCAAGCTCATCACCGAACAGGTGGTCGGCGAACCCGCACACAGAAACGAGCGCCTGTTCTTCTCGAGTCCGGCCGACCCCATCGACTCGGAGCTCTCGACGCTCTATCACGAGAAAACCGTGGAATCGTTCCTCGGTGACATGGGCTACGACGTCGAGCCGATCAACGAGGGGATGGCGGTCATCTACTCGGAACTCGCGGATCGGGACTTCACGGGGCTGGGAATCAGCTTCGGGGCGGGCATGACCAACGTCTGTCTGTCCTACTACGCGGTGCCCGTCATGACCTTCTCAGTCGCTCGCGGCGGCGACTGGATCGACGAGCAGGCCGCCCAGGCGACCGGGACGCCGGTCGACAAGGTGACCTCAATCAAGGAGGACGACTTCAAACTCGACTTCCGGACCGACATCGGTGGCGTCGAGGGCGCGCTCGCCATCTACTACGAGAACCTCTTGGACTACGTGATCGAACACATCTCCCGCGAGGTCAACGAGGAGGACGTCGAGGAGGGACTGGACGTGCCCGTCGTCGTCACCGGCGGGACCTCGAGTCCCCGCGGCTTCGAGAAACTCTTCGAGGACCACCTCGAGGACGCCGACATCCCCTTCTCGGTCAGCGGCGTCCAGCAGGCGAGCGAGCCGCTCTACAGCGTGGCCCGCGGCGCGCTCGTCGCCGCCCGCTCGGACGAGGGGGAACGAGCGCCGAGCACG
- a CDS encoding permease, translating to MATDSRVSVLFEWYERYIGEPDARTDVYAGFGLFVGGIALAVCGLALFLWSASVEPGGEFYWALRQVAVVFASLGLPTGMVGIVVLLPVSRRALYGAGVGIAVCLASMAFFLAVYPSNWNVQTAADYSAQGIALYAGGLAIVVASTGAALVAHHLERSRPAPVEEDPREEISDERVARDIEEAMDGVNLSWGGIRRKETRKLAVDTGTDDVDRSSFDRVEAPTTRASGTAVEGAVANLQGLQGGRKEQATGSGTDDQAAALSELRERKRAEALATKDTPFERLRTRIASILDRS from the coding sequence ATGGCCACGGATTCCCGGGTATCGGTCCTCTTCGAGTGGTACGAGCGGTATATCGGCGAGCCGGACGCGCGCACGGACGTCTACGCCGGGTTCGGGCTGTTCGTCGGCGGGATCGCCCTCGCGGTCTGTGGGCTCGCGCTGTTCCTGTGGAGCGCGAGCGTCGAACCCGGCGGCGAGTTCTACTGGGCCCTGCGACAGGTGGCGGTCGTCTTCGCGTCGCTGGGCCTACCCACTGGCATGGTCGGCATCGTCGTCCTCCTCCCCGTGAGCCGCCGGGCGCTGTACGGGGCGGGCGTAGGAATCGCCGTCTGTCTCGCCTCGATGGCCTTTTTCCTTGCCGTCTACCCGAGCAACTGGAACGTCCAGACCGCGGCGGACTACAGCGCCCAGGGGATCGCCCTCTACGCGGGGGGACTGGCGATCGTCGTCGCCTCGACGGGGGCGGCGCTGGTCGCCCACCACCTCGAACGTTCGCGGCCGGCGCCGGTCGAGGAGGACCCGCGCGAGGAGATCAGCGACGAGCGGGTGGCTCGCGACATCGAAGAGGCGATGGACGGCGTGAACCTCTCGTGGGGCGGCATCCGACGGAAGGAGACGCGCAAACTCGCCGTCGACACCGGTACCGACGACGTGGACCGTTCTTCGTTCGACCGGGTGGAGGCACCGACCACGCGCGCCTCCGGCACCGCGGTCGAGGGGGCGGTCGCGAACCTCCAGGGCCTGCAGGGCGGTCGGAAGGAGCAGGCCACCGGAAGCGGCACGGACGATCAGGCCGCCGCGCTCTCGGAACTGCGCGAGCGAAAACGCGCGGAGGCGCTGGCGACGAAGGACACCCCCTTCGAGCGTCTCCGGACGCGGATCGCGAGTATCCTCGACCGCTCCTGA
- a CDS encoding alpha/beta hydrolase, producing MAELDPQAEALLETVETMGLPPTYALSPESARERLAELFASEGEPVDRVEDFSIPGPDEPVPVRLYAPAGDGHPLLMFYHGGGWVIGDIETYDAVCRALSNAADCAVLSVDYRLAPEHPFPAAVEDAYAALEWAAEYAERINCDPRRVAVGGDSAEGNLAAAVSLMSRDQKGPEIAHQLLVYPAVASPAVHAFPSYEENSQGYLLEAASIEWFLERYLPDPVDHRNAYAAPLLARDYSDLPSATVLTAGFDPLRDEGREYADRLESAGVEVTRHEYEGMIHGFVNLLDHLNAAGEAIETLGEDLQRAFR from the coding sequence ATGGCCGAACTCGACCCACAGGCCGAGGCGTTGCTCGAAACCGTCGAGACGATGGGACTGCCGCCGACGTACGCGCTCTCCCCCGAGAGCGCCCGCGAACGGTTGGCCGAACTGTTCGCGAGCGAGGGCGAACCCGTCGACCGCGTCGAGGACTTCTCGATTCCCGGACCCGACGAACCGGTTCCGGTTCGCCTCTACGCGCCCGCGGGCGACGGCCATCCCTTGCTCATGTTCTATCACGGCGGCGGGTGGGTCATCGGCGACATCGAGACCTACGACGCGGTCTGTCGCGCCCTCTCGAACGCCGCCGACTGTGCGGTGCTCTCGGTCGACTATCGACTAGCCCCGGAACACCCGTTTCCGGCGGCCGTCGAGGACGCCTACGCCGCCCTTGAGTGGGCCGCCGAGTACGCCGAACGGATCAACTGCGATCCCCGGAGGGTGGCCGTCGGCGGCGACAGCGCCGAGGGCAACCTCGCGGCGGCCGTCTCGCTGATGAGCCGGGATCAAAAGGGTCCCGAGATCGCCCACCAACTCCTCGTCTATCCCGCGGTCGCCTCGCCCGCGGTCCACGCGTTTCCGAGCTACGAGGAGAATTCTCAAGGATATCTGCTCGAAGCCGCGAGTATCGAGTGGTTCCTCGAGCGCTACCTCCCCGACCCCGTCGATCACCGGAACGCCTACGCCGCGCCGCTGCTCGCACGGGACTACTCCGACCTCCCTTCGGCGACCGTTCTGACTGCTGGCTTCGACCCGCTTCGCGACGAGGGACGGGAGTACGCCGATCGGCTTGAGTCGGCGGGCGTCGAGGTCACTCGCCACGAGTACGAGGGGATGATCCACGGGTTCGTGAACCTGCTCGACCACCTCAACGCTGCGGGTGAGGCGATCGAAACGCTTGGCGAGGATCTCCAACGGGCGTTCCGGTAG